Proteins encoded by one window of Pseudonocardia alni:
- a CDS encoding DEAD/DEAH box helicase: MFAAQDGFDGPDGLRGSDRSHESRGSGDDGVGAVDDPLRHVVRIPARAGNPVDWPGWTPEPLRTAWADRGVTRPWSHQAHGAELVHSGADVVVATGTASGKSLVYQLPVLAGLAEDPRATALYLAPTKALAADQLRSLDGLAPDGVRPAAFDGDTPMDQRDWVRRHCRWVFSNPDMLHRSILPRHGRWTTFLRRLRYVVVDECHTYRGVFGSHVALLLRRLLRLAARYGARPVIVLASATVARPEEFASRLTGRGVVAVTEDGSPHAGRTVAFWEPPLLAEITGENGAPVRRSAGAEVARMLADLVLTDARTLAFVRSRRAAELTALGAKRQVAEIAPELAARVAAYRGGYLPEERRALEADLMSGELLGVATTNALELGVDISGLDAVVQAGFPGTRASFWQQAGRAGRAADEALVVLVARDDPLDTYLVHHPRSLIGAPVESCVLNPVNPYVLAPQLACAAAEMPLTTVDVEEIFGGAPAVEVLDALVDEGVLRRRPHGWFWPDTGDAPAAHVDIRGSGLGQVAVVEAATGRMLGTVDGGSAPGTIHSGAVYLHRGDSFVVDELDLDDGVALVHAEDPDWRTEAQSVSDVTVLEVREHRRYGPVQVCFGATTVTSQVVAYRRRTPDGTVLDQTALDLPPQSLDTRSVWYTIDPDALADAGIDEARLPGALHAAEHAAIGLLPLFAICDRWDIGGLSTALHPDTGLPTVFVHDGHPGGAGLAERGHEVLGRWLAATRAAVRDCECRTGCPSCVQSPKCGNGNNPLDKTGAVQVLDLVLAALEGGAPAGSR, from the coding sequence ATGTTCGCCGCGCAGGACGGCTTCGACGGTCCTGACGGTCTCCGCGGTTCCGACCGTTCTCACGAATCCCGCGGCTCCGGCGACGACGGGGTCGGCGCCGTCGACGACCCGTTGCGGCACGTCGTGCGGATCCCGGCGCGGGCCGGGAACCCGGTCGACTGGCCGGGCTGGACGCCCGAGCCGCTGCGCACGGCCTGGGCGGATCGCGGCGTGACCCGCCCGTGGTCGCACCAGGCGCACGGTGCGGAGCTGGTGCACTCCGGCGCCGACGTCGTCGTCGCGACGGGGACGGCGTCGGGGAAGTCGCTGGTCTACCAGCTGCCGGTGCTCGCCGGGCTGGCCGAGGACCCGCGGGCCACGGCGCTGTACCTCGCCCCGACCAAGGCACTCGCGGCCGACCAGCTGCGGTCCCTCGACGGGCTCGCCCCGGACGGGGTCCGGCCCGCCGCGTTCGACGGCGACACCCCCATGGACCAGCGCGACTGGGTCCGCAGGCACTGCCGGTGGGTGTTCTCCAACCCGGACATGCTGCACCGGTCGATCCTTCCCCGGCACGGACGCTGGACGACCTTCCTCCGCCGGCTGCGCTACGTCGTGGTCGACGAGTGCCACACCTACCGCGGGGTGTTCGGTTCGCACGTGGCGCTGCTGCTGCGCCGGCTGCTGCGCCTCGCCGCCCGCTACGGCGCGCGCCCCGTGATCGTGCTCGCCTCGGCGACGGTGGCCCGCCCGGAGGAGTTCGCGTCCCGGCTGACCGGACGCGGCGTCGTCGCCGTCACCGAGGACGGGTCCCCGCACGCCGGGCGCACCGTCGCGTTCTGGGAGCCGCCGCTGCTCGCCGAGATCACCGGGGAGAACGGGGCGCCGGTCCGCCGCTCCGCCGGCGCCGAGGTCGCCCGGATGCTCGCCGACCTCGTCCTGACCGACGCCCGCACCCTGGCGTTCGTCCGGTCCCGGCGGGCCGCCGAGCTCACCGCGCTCGGTGCGAAGCGCCAGGTCGCCGAGATCGCTCCGGAGCTGGCCGCGCGGGTGGCCGCCTACCGCGGCGGCTATCTGCCCGAGGAACGGCGCGCGCTGGAGGCCGACCTGATGTCGGGCGAGCTGCTCGGGGTCGCGACCACCAACGCGCTCGAGCTCGGCGTCGACATCTCCGGTCTCGACGCCGTGGTGCAGGCCGGGTTCCCGGGCACCCGCGCGTCGTTCTGGCAACAGGCCGGGCGTGCCGGACGGGCCGCCGACGAGGCGCTCGTCGTGCTCGTCGCCCGCGACGACCCGCTCGACACCTACCTCGTGCACCACCCTCGCTCGCTGATCGGCGCGCCCGTGGAGAGCTGCGTGCTCAACCCGGTCAACCCGTACGTGCTCGCGCCGCAGCTGGCGTGCGCGGCCGCGGAGATGCCACTGACCACGGTCGACGTCGAGGAGATCTTCGGAGGAGCCCCCGCGGTGGAGGTCCTCGACGCCCTGGTCGACGAGGGCGTGCTGCGCCGACGACCGCACGGCTGGTTCTGGCCCGACACCGGCGACGCCCCCGCCGCACACGTCGACATCCGGGGCTCCGGACTCGGGCAGGTCGCCGTGGTGGAAGCGGCCACCGGGCGGATGCTCGGCACCGTCGACGGCGGCTCGGCCCCGGGCACGATCCACTCCGGTGCGGTGTACCTGCACCGCGGCGACAGCTTCGTCGTCGACGAGCTCGACCTCGACGACGGCGTCGCGCTCGTCCACGCCGAGGACCCGGACTGGCGCACCGAGGCCCAGTCGGTCTCCGACGTCACCGTGCTCGAGGTGAGGGAGCACCGCCGGTACGGACCGGTGCAGGTCTGCTTCGGCGCGACCACGGTGACCAGCCAGGTCGTCGCCTACCGGCGACGCACCCCGGACGGGACGGTGCTCGACCAGACGGCGCTGGACCTGCCGCCGCAGAGCCTGGACACCCGCTCGGTCTGGTACACGATCGACCCCGACGCGCTCGCCGACGCCGGCATCGACGAGGCCCGTCTCCCCGGCGCACTGCACGCCGCCGAGCACGCCGCGATCGGTCTGCTCCCGCTGTTCGCGATCTGCGACCGCTGGGACATCGGCGGTCTGTCCACCGCGCTGCACCCCGACACCGGACTCCCGACGGTGTTCGTGCACGACGGGCACCCCGGCGGCGCGGGCCTGGCCGAACGCGGCCACGAGGTGCTGGGGCGGTGGCTGGCGGCGACCCGCGCCGCGGTCCGGGACTGTGAGTGCCGCACGGGCTGCCCGTCCTGCGTGCAGTCCCCGAAGTGCGGCAACGGCAACAACCCGCTGGACAAGACGGGGGCGGTGCAGGTGCTGGACCTGGTCCTCGCCGCGCTGGAAGGCGGTGCCCCGGCCGGTTCGCGGTGA
- the topA gene encoding type I DNA topoisomerase has protein sequence MIVESPSKAKKIQPYLGNDYIVESSVGHIRDLPRGAADVPAKYKGESWARLGVDVDNQFSPLYIVTPEKRSTVSELREALKTVDELLLATDPDREGEAIAWHLLETLQPKVPVRRMVFHEITESAIRAAAENTRELDQHLVDAQETRRILDRLYGYEVSPVLWKKVMPKLSAGRVQSVATRLIVQRERDRIAFRSAEYWDIAATLDAGEKATPRSFGARLLQVDDKRVATGRDFDSLGQLKKGSAEVVTLNEAEARRLAEGLQDRPMEVASVDSKPYTRKPYPPFMTSTLQQEAGRKLRFSSERTMRSAQRLYENGYITYMRTDSTTLSATAIEAARSQARELYGDAYVADSPRQYTRKVKNAQEAHEAIRPSGETFRTPGAIAREVDGDDFRLYEMIWQRTIASQMNDARGTTVSVRIAGTAGTGEKVVFASSGRTITFPGFLKAYVETLDDEASGQQADDAESRLPELTEGQPLTATELVPDGHSTSPPSRFTEPALVKAMEEMGIGRPSTYASTIKTILDRGYVWKKGSALVPSWVAFAVVGLMEQHFGQLVDYDFTAAMEDDLDSIASGDDSRVHWLSGFYFGTDGASSGSEIARAGGLKKLVGSNLEEIDARTVNSIPMFADAAGNDVVVRVGRYGPYLERIVDGESQRANLPDDLAPDELSEEIAEKLFSVPQEGRKLGTDPVTGHEIVAKEGRFGPYVTELLPEPEVPEGAKKKPAKPKPRTGSLFKSMTVDTITLEDALRLLSLPRIVGTDPDSGDEITAQNGRYGPYLKKGTDSRSLSGEEQLFTVTLEEALEIYKQPKQRGRAAAAPPLRELGEDASTKKKMVIKDGRFGPYVTDGETNASLRKGDSVEEITDDRASELLAERRAKAPAKKKTTTRKPAASKSTAAKSTAAKSTAAKTGTRTAATKKTTTRSTAAKTTPTKSTGTRTRTTPTT, from the coding sequence GTGATCGTCGAGTCCCCCAGCAAGGCGAAGAAGATCCAGCCCTACCTGGGCAACGACTACATCGTCGAGTCCTCGGTCGGTCACATCCGTGACCTGCCGCGCGGCGCGGCGGACGTCCCCGCCAAGTACAAGGGCGAGTCCTGGGCGCGGCTCGGCGTCGACGTCGACAACCAGTTCAGCCCGCTCTACATCGTCACGCCGGAGAAGCGCAGCACCGTCTCGGAGCTGCGCGAGGCGCTGAAGACCGTCGACGAACTCCTGCTCGCGACGGACCCCGACCGTGAGGGCGAGGCCATCGCCTGGCACCTCCTGGAGACCCTCCAGCCGAAGGTCCCGGTCCGGCGGATGGTCTTCCACGAGATCACCGAGTCGGCGATCCGCGCGGCCGCCGAGAACACCCGCGAGCTCGACCAGCACCTCGTCGACGCACAGGAGACCCGCCGCATCCTGGACCGCCTCTACGGCTACGAGGTCTCCCCCGTGCTGTGGAAGAAGGTCATGCCGAAGCTGTCGGCGGGCCGCGTCCAGTCGGTCGCGACCCGGCTGATCGTGCAGCGCGAGCGGGACCGCATCGCGTTCCGCTCCGCGGAGTACTGGGACATCGCCGCGACCCTCGACGCCGGGGAGAAGGCCACACCGCGCTCGTTCGGTGCGCGGCTGCTGCAGGTCGACGACAAGCGTGTCGCCACCGGCCGCGACTTCGACTCGCTCGGGCAGCTGAAGAAGGGCTCCGCGGAGGTCGTCACCCTGAACGAGGCCGAGGCGCGCCGCCTCGCCGAGGGGCTGCAGGACCGTCCGATGGAGGTCGCCTCCGTCGACTCCAAGCCCTACACGCGCAAGCCGTACCCGCCGTTCATGACCTCGACGCTGCAGCAGGAGGCGGGCCGCAAGCTGCGGTTCTCCTCCGAGCGCACGATGCGCAGCGCGCAGCGTCTGTACGAGAACGGCTACATCACCTACATGCGTACGGACTCGACGACGCTGTCGGCGACGGCCATCGAGGCGGCCCGCTCGCAGGCCCGTGAGCTGTACGGCGACGCCTACGTCGCGGACTCGCCCCGCCAGTACACGCGCAAGGTGAAGAACGCCCAGGAGGCCCACGAGGCCATCCGTCCCTCCGGCGAGACCTTCCGGACCCCGGGTGCCATCGCCCGCGAGGTCGACGGCGACGACTTCCGCCTCTACGAGATGATCTGGCAGCGGACCATCGCCTCGCAGATGAACGACGCCCGCGGGACCACCGTGAGCGTCCGGATCGCGGGCACCGCGGGGACCGGCGAGAAGGTCGTGTTCGCGTCCTCGGGCCGCACGATCACCTTCCCCGGCTTCCTCAAGGCCTACGTCGAGACCCTCGACGACGAGGCCTCGGGCCAGCAGGCCGACGACGCCGAGTCCCGGCTGCCCGAGCTGACCGAGGGCCAGCCGCTGACCGCCACCGAGCTGGTGCCCGACGGGCACTCCACCAGCCCGCCATCGCGGTTCACCGAGCCCGCGCTGGTCAAGGCGATGGAGGAGATGGGGATCGGCCGGCCGTCGACGTACGCGTCGACGATCAAGACGATCCTCGACCGCGGCTACGTCTGGAAGAAGGGCTCCGCGCTCGTCCCGTCGTGGGTGGCGTTCGCCGTCGTCGGGCTGATGGAGCAGCACTTCGGCCAGCTCGTCGACTACGACTTCACGGCCGCGATGGAGGACGACCTCGACTCCATCGCCTCCGGTGACGACTCCCGTGTGCACTGGCTGTCCGGGTTCTACTTCGGCACCGACGGCGCGAGCAGCGGCTCGGAGATCGCCCGGGCCGGTGGGCTGAAGAAGCTCGTCGGATCGAACCTGGAGGAGATCGACGCCCGCACGGTGAACTCGATCCCGATGTTCGCCGACGCGGCGGGCAACGACGTCGTCGTCCGGGTGGGGCGTTACGGCCCGTACCTGGAGCGGATCGTCGACGGCGAGTCCCAGCGCGCGAACCTGCCCGACGACCTGGCCCCGGACGAGCTGTCCGAGGAGATCGCCGAGAAGCTGTTCTCGGTGCCGCAGGAAGGCCGCAAGCTGGGCACCGATCCGGTCACCGGACACGAGATCGTGGCGAAGGAGGGCCGCTTCGGCCCCTACGTCACCGAGCTCCTGCCCGAGCCGGAGGTGCCCGAGGGCGCCAAGAAGAAGCCGGCCAAGCCGAAGCCGCGCACCGGCTCGCTGTTCAAGTCGATGACGGTCGACACCATCACCCTCGAGGACGCGCTGCGGCTGCTGTCGCTGCCGCGGATCGTCGGCACGGACCCGGACTCCGGTGACGAGATCACCGCGCAGAACGGCCGCTACGGCCCGTACCTGAAGAAGGGCACGGACTCGAGGTCGCTCTCCGGCGAGGAGCAGCTCTTCACGGTCACCCTGGAGGAGGCCCTGGAGATCTACAAGCAGCCCAAGCAGCGGGGCCGCGCCGCCGCGGCGCCGCCGCTGCGCGAACTGGGCGAGGACGCCTCGACGAAGAAGAAGATGGTGATCAAGGACGGCCGGTTCGGCCCCTACGTCACCGACGGCGAGACCAACGCCAGCCTGCGCAAGGGCGACTCGGTCGAGGAGATCACCGACGACCGGGCCTCCGAGCTGCTCGCCGAGCGGCGGGCGAAGGCCCCGGCGAAGAAGAAGACGACGACCCGCAAGCCGGCGGCGTCGAAGAGCACGGCGGCCAAGAGCACCGCAGCCAAGAGCACCGCGGCCAAGACCGGGACCCGCACCGCCGCGACGAAGAAGACGACGACCCGCAGCACCGCGGCCAAGACCACGCCGACGAAGTCGACCGGGACCCGGACGCGCACGACCCCGACGACCTGA
- a CDS encoding type II secretion system F family protein, translating into MTAAALGLAALALAVGGGRPGPGRLRGLRAVVGTAAAAAPPRTAVLAVLVPAGAALGGALGGAGGAVVGAATGGGLLWLGRRAARGPAALVDSADLAAAWDLLATCLAAGLAVADAVGAAARRLDGPAGEALRRVAGLLALGADPDDAWAAAGSVPELAGFARAAGRSARTGAALGRSAAAEAARLRAGLADLAEERAQRAAVRITAPLGLCFLPAFLVLGIVPVVIGLAGEAFARW; encoded by the coding sequence GTGACCGCGGCCGCGCTCGGACTCGCCGCGCTCGCACTGGCCGTCGGGGGCGGGCGTCCCGGGCCGGGACGACTGCGCGGGCTGCGTGCCGTCGTCGGCACGGCTGCGGCCGCGGCGCCGCCCCGCACGGCGGTCCTCGCGGTGCTGGTCCCCGCCGGGGCCGCGCTCGGCGGAGCCCTCGGCGGGGCGGGTGGCGCGGTCGTCGGCGCGGCGACGGGCGGCGGGCTGCTGTGGCTCGGCCGGCGGGCGGCCCGCGGGCCGGCCGCGCTGGTGGACTCCGCGGACCTGGCCGCCGCCTGGGACCTCCTGGCGACGTGTCTGGCCGCCGGTCTCGCCGTCGCGGACGCCGTCGGAGCCGCGGCCCGGCGGCTCGACGGCCCGGCCGGGGAGGCGTTGCGCCGGGTCGCGGGCCTGCTCGCCCTGGGCGCCGACCCCGACGACGCCTGGGCCGCCGCCGGCTCGGTCCCCGAACTCGCCGGGTTCGCCCGCGCGGCGGGCCGGTCGGCCCGTACCGGTGCCGCCCTCGGACGCTCCGCCGCGGCGGAGGCGGCCCGGCTGCGCGCCGGTCTGGCGGACCTCGCCGAGGAGCGGGCGCAGCGCGCCGCGGTCCGCATCACCGCCCCGCTGGGGCTCTGCTTCCTGCCCGCCTTCCTGGTCCTCGGCATCGTGCCGGTCGTGATCGGGCTGGCCGGGGAGGCGTTCGCGCGGTGGTGA
- a CDS encoding sodium-translocating pyrophosphatase, producing the protein MSQPTYLAQGLELGGGDLAIVGVVAVVALVALVVGGLLLREVLSYGEGTPNMQEIGRAVQEGATAYLNRQFRTLAIFAAIVFVLLFALPAEDLGERIGRSIFFVVGAVFSAIIGYLGMWLATRANIRVAAASRETGGREKATRIAFRTGGVVGMFTVGLGLFGAAIVVLVYAGQAPRVLEGFGFGAALLAMFMRVGGGIFTKAADVGADLVGKVEQGIPEDDPRNAATIADNVGDNVGDCAGMAADLFESYAVTLVAALILGTAAFGLQGLLFPLIVPAIGVITAILGVYLTKARAGENTLRAINRSFYLSALFAGVLSIVAAYVYLPGTFGELLNPTDTSVVGLAGDPRLIASVAVVIGIVLAAVILKLTGYYTGTEDRPVKDVGESSLTGAATVILSGISIGFESAVYTALVISAAVYGAFLLSGSIVVSLFAVALAGTGLLTTVGVIVAMDTFGPVSDNAQGIAEMSGDVEGEGVDILTELDAVGNTTKAITKGIAIATAVLAATALFGSYRDAISQALDGVGIAAQDAGTAFAYEVFSPNTLVGVIIGAAVVFMFSGLAVNAVTRAAGAVVYEVRRQFREHPGIMDRTERPEYGRVVDICTRDSLRELATPGLLAIFAPIAVGFGLGVGPLAGYLAGAIATGVLMAIFLANSGGAWDNAKKLVEDGNHGGKGSDAHEATIIGDTVGDPFKDTAGPAINPLIKVMNLVSVLIAPAVVVLSTPDANPVIRVLIALAAVVIIAAAVVVSKRRTSAITDAPAESSVG; encoded by the coding sequence ATGTCCCAGCCCACCTACCTCGCCCAGGGCCTCGAGCTCGGCGGCGGGGACCTCGCCATCGTCGGCGTGGTCGCGGTGGTCGCCCTCGTCGCCCTGGTCGTCGGCGGTCTCCTGTTGCGGGAGGTGCTCTCCTACGGCGAGGGCACCCCGAACATGCAGGAGATCGGCCGCGCGGTCCAGGAAGGCGCCACGGCGTACCTCAACCGTCAGTTCCGCACGCTCGCGATCTTCGCCGCGATCGTGTTCGTCCTGCTCTTCGCGCTCCCCGCCGAGGACCTCGGCGAACGCATCGGCCGGTCGATCTTCTTCGTCGTCGGCGCGGTCTTCTCCGCGATCATCGGCTACCTGGGCATGTGGCTCGCGACGCGCGCGAACATCCGGGTCGCAGCCGCCTCACGCGAGACGGGCGGCCGGGAGAAGGCGACCCGCATCGCGTTCCGCACCGGCGGCGTCGTCGGCATGTTCACCGTCGGCCTCGGCCTGTTCGGGGCCGCGATCGTCGTGCTCGTCTACGCCGGCCAGGCGCCCCGCGTCCTGGAGGGCTTCGGCTTCGGCGCGGCCCTGCTCGCGATGTTCATGCGGGTCGGCGGCGGCATCTTCACCAAGGCCGCCGACGTCGGCGCCGACCTGGTCGGCAAGGTCGAGCAGGGCATCCCCGAGGACGACCCCCGCAACGCGGCCACCATCGCCGACAACGTGGGCGACAACGTCGGCGACTGCGCCGGCATGGCCGCCGACCTGTTCGAGTCCTACGCGGTGACCCTGGTCGCGGCGCTGATCCTCGGTACCGCGGCGTTCGGCCTGCAGGGCCTGCTGTTCCCGCTGATCGTCCCCGCGATCGGCGTGATCACCGCGATCCTCGGCGTCTACCTGACGAAGGCCCGCGCCGGGGAGAACACCCTGCGCGCGATCAACCGCAGCTTCTACCTCTCGGCGCTGTTCGCCGGGGTGCTGTCGATCGTCGCCGCCTACGTCTACCTCCCGGGCACCTTCGGCGAGCTGCTGAACCCGACCGACACCAGCGTCGTCGGTCTGGCCGGCGACCCGCGCCTGATCGCCTCGGTCGCGGTCGTCATCGGCATCGTGCTGGCCGCGGTCATCCTCAAGCTGACCGGCTACTACACCGGCACCGAGGACCGTCCGGTCAAGGACGTCGGCGAGTCCTCGCTGACCGGTGCGGCCACCGTGATCCTGTCCGGTATCTCGATCGGCTTCGAGTCCGCCGTCTACACCGCCCTCGTCATCTCCGCGGCCGTCTACGGCGCTTTCCTGCTGTCCGGCTCGATCGTCGTCTCGCTGTTCGCGGTCGCGCTGGCCGGTACCGGCCTGCTGACCACGGTCGGCGTCATCGTCGCGATGGACACCTTCGGCCCGGTCTCGGACAACGCCCAGGGCATCGCGGAGATGTCCGGCGACGTCGAGGGCGAGGGCGTCGACATCCTCACCGAGCTCGACGCGGTCGGGAACACGACCAAGGCGATCACCAAGGGCATCGCGATCGCCACCGCGGTGCTCGCGGCGACGGCCCTGTTCGGCTCCTACCGCGACGCGATCAGCCAGGCCCTGGACGGGGTGGGCATCGCCGCGCAGGACGCGGGCACCGCGTTCGCCTACGAGGTGTTCAGCCCGAACACCCTGGTCGGGGTGATCATCGGCGCCGCGGTGGTCTTCATGTTCTCCGGGCTCGCGGTCAACGCCGTGACCCGCGCCGCGGGCGCGGTCGTCTACGAGGTGCGCCGCCAGTTCCGGGAGCACCCCGGGATCATGGACCGCACCGAGCGCCCGGAGTACGGCCGTGTCGTCGACATCTGCACCCGGGACTCGCTGCGCGAGCTGGCCACCCCCGGCCTGCTCGCCATCTTCGCCCCGATCGCGGTCGGGTTCGGTCTCGGTGTCGGCCCGCTGGCCGGCTACCTGGCCGGCGCCATCGCGACCGGCGTCCTGATGGCGATCTTCCTGGCCAACTCGGGCGGCGCCTGGGACAACGCCAAGAAGCTCGTCGAGGACGGCAACCACGGCGGCAAGGGCTCCGACGCCCACGAGGCGACGATCATCGGCGACACCGTCGGCGACCCGTTCAAGGACACCGCGGGCCCCGCGATCAACCCGCTGATCAAGGTCATGAACCTGGTCTCGGTGCTGATCGCCCCCGCGGTCGTGGTGCTGTCCACCCCGGACGCCAACCCGGTGATCCGCGTCCTCATCGCGCTCGCGGCGGTGGTGATCATCGCGGCCGCGGTCGTGGTCTCGAAGCGCCGCACCTCGGCGATCACCGACGCACCGGCCGAGAGCTCGGTCGGCTGA
- a CDS encoding DUF4244 domain-containing protein: MTPTRSLLHRRLRALAADDDGMSTVEYAVGTVAAAAFAALLYAIVSGGDVLAALTGIVQRALSTTL; the protein is encoded by the coding sequence ATGACCCCCACCCGTTCCCTGCTGCACCGCCGGCTGCGCGCACTCGCCGCCGACGACGACGGTATGTCCACCGTCGAGTACGCCGTCGGCACCGTCGCGGCTGCGGCGTTCGCCGCACTCCTCTACGCGATCGTCAGCGGCGGCGACGTCCTCGCCGCCCTCACCGGGATCGTCCAACGTGCGCTGTCCACGACGCTCTGA
- a CDS encoding Rv3654c family TadE-like protein: MNRPVPPRRGDDAGVASVWAATAAAVLLLVGIVGVDLAAATRARHVASTAADLSALAAAGRSVDGTAAACARAADLAARNGAELLTCSLDGWDALVETRVAWSGLLPLRGPARARARAGPAPVDTGPPPASGTVDGSGPTAEPS, translated from the coding sequence ATGAACCGCCCGGTCCCTCCGCGCCGGGGCGACGACGCGGGCGTCGCCTCGGTGTGGGCCGCGACGGCGGCGGCGGTGCTGCTGCTCGTCGGCATCGTCGGCGTCGACCTGGCCGCCGCCACCCGCGCCCGGCACGTCGCCTCCACCGCCGCGGATCTGTCCGCGCTCGCGGCCGCCGGCCGGTCGGTGGACGGCACGGCCGCCGCCTGCGCCCGTGCCGCCGACCTGGCCGCCCGCAACGGAGCCGAGCTCCTGACCTGCAGCCTCGACGGCTGGGACGCCCTGGTCGAGACCCGGGTCGCCTGGTCGGGACTGCTCCCGCTGCGCGGTCCGGCGCGGGCGAGGGCGCGTGCAGGCCCGGCTCCCGTGGACACCGGCCCGCCCCCGGCGAGCGGGACCGTGGACGGTTCCGGCCCCACCGCGGAGCCGTCGTGA
- a CDS encoding TadE family type IV pilus minor pilin, with the protein MRCPRRSDPHRTSRGGRRTIGRAAAVGATNGLASSPADDDGAVTVEAALALGTLVAVTAAAVGAVAAVAAGVRCADAARELARQTARGDTERGRAVAAQLAPAGAEPELRLDGDLVVVTVRVRPVGLLPVTISGTATAAVEPGVTTAAERSGARAARPGVTAGSAPPGGAS; encoded by the coding sequence GTGCGCTGTCCACGACGCTCTGACCCCCACCGCACCAGCCGCGGTGGTCGCCGCACCATCGGCCGGGCTGCAGCCGTCGGCGCCACGAACGGCCTGGCGAGTTCCCCGGCGGACGACGACGGTGCGGTCACCGTCGAGGCGGCGCTGGCGCTCGGCACCCTGGTCGCGGTCACCGCGGCGGCGGTCGGAGCCGTCGCCGCGGTGGCGGCCGGGGTCCGCTGCGCCGACGCCGCCCGCGAGCTGGCCCGCCAGACCGCACGCGGCGACACCGAACGGGGCCGGGCCGTGGCCGCGCAGCTGGCCCCGGCCGGCGCCGAACCGGAGCTGCGCCTCGACGGCGATCTCGTCGTCGTGACGGTGCGGGTCCGGCCGGTCGGGCTGCTCCCGGTCACGATCAGCGGCACCGCGACCGCGGCGGTCGAACCCGGCGTCACGACCGCCGCGGAACGGTCCGGGGCCCGGGCCGCCCGGCCCGGTGTCACAGCCGGGTCGGCCCCACCCGGCGGCGCGTCATGA
- a CDS encoding type II secretion system F family protein: MAVPALLALAVLTLPAAPGRSRWRALTGTGAGLPTARLLAPPLPLLAAPLGWLLLGPAGAVCAAGVAWGVRRRVAARRAAERAGSTAAELADALARVTDELRTGAHPAAALAGHVHDGPLARALLEPAAVAARIGEPVPEALRRTARGPARRDVERVASAWELADTHGAPLADLLAGLLDDIRWRIAHGARVRAQLAGPRATASVLTGLPLAGIGLGQLMGIAPLTVLRTGLHGPALLLTGVVLTVAGAAWADRILRAAVPT, encoded by the coding sequence GTGGCGGTCCCCGCCCTGCTCGCGCTGGCGGTGCTGACACTGCCCGCGGCGCCGGGCCGATCCCGGTGGCGGGCCCTGACCGGCACCGGGGCCGGCCTCCCGACGGCCCGGCTGCTCGCTCCTCCGTTACCCCTGCTCGCCGCGCCGCTGGGGTGGCTGCTCCTGGGCCCCGCCGGTGCGGTGTGCGCGGCGGGGGTGGCCTGGGGTGTGCGGCGCCGGGTCGCCGCACGCCGCGCCGCGGAACGGGCCGGGTCGACGGCGGCCGAGCTCGCCGACGCGCTCGCCCGGGTCACCGACGAGCTGCGCACCGGCGCGCACCCCGCGGCCGCACTGGCCGGGCACGTGCACGACGGGCCGCTCGCCCGCGCCCTGCTCGAGCCGGCGGCCGTCGCCGCACGGATCGGTGAACCGGTACCGGAGGCACTGCGCCGGACGGCGCGAGGGCCCGCCCGGCGCGACGTCGAACGGGTCGCCTCGGCCTGGGAGCTCGCCGACACCCACGGCGCCCCGCTCGCCGACCTGCTCGCCGGGCTGCTCGACGACATCCGCTGGCGGATCGCGCACGGCGCCCGGGTGCGCGCCCAGCTCGCCGGACCCCGGGCGACGGCGTCGGTGCTGACCGGGTTGCCGTTGGCCGGGATCGGTCTCGGACAGCTCATGGGTATCGCGCCGCTGACCGTGCTGCGCACCGGTCTGCACGGTCCGGCGCTGCTGCTGACCGGGGTCGTCCTCACGGTCGCCGGGGCGGCGTGGGCCGACCGGATCCTGCGTGCGGCGGTGCCGACGTGA